One Kallotenue papyrolyticum genomic window carries:
- the accC gene encoding acetyl-CoA carboxylase biotin carboxylase subunit: MFSTVLIANRGEIALRVMRACKELGLRTVAVYSEADRRALHVRYADEAYLIGPPPATESYLQIERIIETAKRAGAEAIHPGYGFLAENADFARACRDAGLIFIGPSPEAMARMGGKVPARNEAIAADVPVVPGTTHPVESAEEVLRLAAEFGYPIAIKASAGGGGRGLKVVNAPDEVPAAYESARREAAAAFKSDEVYVEKYILNPRHIEIQVLADQHGNVLYLGERDCSIQRRHQKLIEESPSPALTPELRTAMGMAAVRLAQRVGYTGAGTLEFLFEDGRFYFLEMNTRIQVEHTVTEQVTGIDLVKWQIRVAQGLPLPWTQEQIELRGHAIECRINAEDPAHAFRPALGTITRYREPHGFGVRVDSGYTEGDTIPQFYDSLIAKLIVWGQDRDEAIARMRRALADFEIDGVHTTIPFHQLVMDTPAFARGEATIRFIGTHVTDADLRALERPIAPAEGNGHASAQVRMFDVEVNGRRFAVRIAGVGLPVLPVNGPAAAQPRGGRRGGSAGAARALDNNAVVSPIQGTIVAIRAQPGMPVEAGQVLFVIEAMKMENEITAPRAGTIAEVLVQERTAVQAGQTLATLR, translated from the coding sequence TTGTTTTCGACCGTACTGATTGCCAATCGGGGCGAGATCGCGTTACGCGTCATGCGCGCCTGTAAGGAGCTGGGCCTACGCACGGTCGCAGTCTATTCGGAGGCCGACCGTCGTGCGCTCCATGTGCGCTATGCCGATGAAGCCTACCTAATCGGTCCGCCACCGGCTACCGAAAGCTACCTCCAAATCGAGCGCATTATCGAGACCGCCAAACGCGCCGGCGCCGAAGCGATCCATCCCGGCTATGGCTTTCTGGCGGAAAATGCCGACTTTGCGCGCGCCTGTCGCGATGCCGGCCTGATCTTCATCGGACCATCACCGGAGGCGATGGCGCGCATGGGCGGCAAAGTGCCGGCGCGCAACGAGGCCATCGCCGCAGATGTGCCGGTAGTGCCGGGCACAACCCATCCGGTTGAGTCGGCGGAAGAGGTGCTGCGTCTGGCCGCCGAGTTTGGCTACCCGATCGCGATCAAGGCCAGTGCCGGTGGTGGTGGGCGGGGCCTCAAAGTGGTCAACGCGCCCGACGAGGTGCCGGCGGCCTATGAGTCGGCGCGCCGCGAGGCGGCAGCCGCCTTCAAGAGCGATGAGGTCTATGTCGAGAAGTACATCCTCAATCCGCGCCACATCGAGATCCAGGTACTGGCCGATCAGCACGGCAACGTGCTCTACCTTGGCGAGCGCGACTGTTCGATCCAGCGGCGGCACCAAAAACTGATCGAAGAAAGTCCCTCGCCGGCACTCACACCCGAATTGCGCACGGCGATGGGCATGGCTGCAGTGCGCCTGGCGCAGCGCGTCGGCTACACCGGCGCGGGTACGCTCGAATTCCTGTTCGAGGACGGACGCTTCTACTTCCTGGAGATGAATACGCGCATCCAGGTCGAGCACACCGTCACCGAACAGGTGACCGGTATTGATCTAGTCAAGTGGCAGATCCGCGTGGCGCAAGGCTTGCCCCTGCCCTGGACGCAGGAGCAGATCGAACTACGTGGCCACGCCATCGAATGCCGCATCAATGCCGAGGATCCGGCGCATGCCTTTCGCCCAGCGCTGGGCACGATCACGCGCTATCGCGAGCCGCATGGCTTTGGCGTGCGCGTGGACAGCGGCTACACCGAGGGCGATACGATCCCCCAGTTCTACGACTCGCTGATCGCCAAACTGATCGTCTGGGGCCAGGATCGCGACGAAGCGATTGCCCGCATGCGTCGCGCGCTGGCCGATTTCGAGATCGATGGCGTGCATACTACCATCCCCTTCCACCAGTTGGTGATGGACACGCCTGCCTTTGCGCGCGGCGAGGCGACGATCCGCTTCATCGGTACTCACGTCACCGACGCCGATCTGCGTGCGCTGGAGCGGCCGATCGCGCCGGCCGAGGGCAACGGTCATGCGTCGGCACAGGTGCGCATGTTTGATGTTGAGGTCAATGGGCGGCGCTTCGCGGTGCGGATTGCCGGTGTGGGCCTGCCCGTGCTGCCGGTTAACGGTCCGGCAGCAGCGCAGCCGCGTGGCGGGCGCCGGGGTGGCAGCGCTGGCGCTGCACGCGCGCTGGACAACAACGCGGTGGTGAGCCCGATTCAGGGCACGATCGTCGCGATTCGCGCCCAACCCGGCATGCCGGTCGAAGCCGGACAGGTGCTGTTTGTGATCGAGGCCATGAAGATGGAGAATGAGATCACCGCGCCGCGCGCCGGCACGATCGCCGAGGTCCTGGTCCAGGAGCGTACCGCTGTGCAGGCCGGCCAAACGCTGGCGACCCTGCGTTGA
- a CDS encoding substrate-binding domain-containing protein gives MSTTTIGVLIPYVEGGYFGALLSGIQRCARRHGVTVIAVQTPREGLEHTYAAAEALLAWHHVQGWITTIDIIAAGYLERIRATRRPVVSISAALPDLPCPVVRVDNRNGMRAAVAHLIAHGHRRIAFVGNDQQDDGRERRAGYEAALAEAGIPVDPELIFSSADFIESGGRQVAEELLARGLRCSAIAAITDRIAIGLMERLLEAGVRIPDDIALVGFDDMPLAQYTHVPLTSVRQRFDALGSRAVELLLARLAGAEVPPVVDTVEAALILRRSCGCRDLQQTHQFGPIDADQARDPAALATYLTAQALYPERLPPDTAPETIWPGVTRLLEALQAALDGTPPPSIVDLEQAWREAVRLTHNNAYLLQALLDQLRRAAEARLMARPSVDPEARTRLNRFIEQMAEAQSRAAQQVLSRWALQLERIIDSNYDINRALVRGTASATGDLNWLYSTNARWGCLALWRDAAPFDQRQLEIVATFGPMPTDGHPIGQRWMAEDFPPPALLPPTVQRGEELVMLLPLVTPQRYWGVLGLVYPFNAHYHAGRGELLQWLALLSTAIEREHLLQVQANQAAELRAALERERALSDTVRELGSPVLPLLPGVLLIPLIGAIDSLRAQHLIDTMLTATAEQHAATVLLDITGVAVVDTQVANALIQAAQAARLLGANVILVGVRPEIAQSIVGLGIDLSNVSTAASLSTALASLINQPLISGNRNGHTYPTLGVRR, from the coding sequence ATGTCCACCACAACCATCGGTGTGCTGATCCCCTACGTGGAAGGTGGTTACTTTGGCGCGCTGCTTAGCGGCATCCAGCGCTGCGCCCGACGCCATGGCGTCACAGTGATCGCCGTGCAAACCCCACGCGAAGGGCTTGAGCACACCTATGCTGCCGCGGAAGCCTTGCTTGCCTGGCACCATGTGCAGGGCTGGATCACAACGATCGACATCATTGCGGCTGGTTACCTTGAACGGATCCGCGCAACCCGTCGGCCGGTGGTCTCCATTAGTGCCGCGCTGCCCGACCTGCCCTGTCCGGTGGTGCGTGTAGACAACCGCAACGGCATGCGCGCGGCTGTCGCGCATCTCATCGCCCATGGGCATCGGCGCATCGCGTTTGTCGGCAATGATCAGCAGGACGATGGTCGCGAACGGCGCGCCGGTTATGAGGCTGCGCTGGCCGAAGCCGGTATCCCCGTTGATCCGGAGTTGATCTTTTCATCAGCGGACTTCATCGAAAGCGGCGGGCGGCAGGTCGCCGAGGAGTTGCTGGCGCGCGGCCTGCGCTGTAGCGCGATCGCCGCGATCACCGATCGCATTGCGATTGGTCTGATGGAGCGCCTGCTGGAAGCCGGCGTGCGCATCCCCGATGATATCGCCTTGGTTGGCTTCGACGACATGCCTCTGGCGCAATATACCCATGTGCCGCTCACCAGCGTGCGTCAACGCTTCGATGCGCTGGGTAGCCGCGCGGTCGAGCTGCTACTGGCGCGCCTGGCCGGCGCCGAGGTGCCGCCGGTGGTTGATACGGTTGAGGCGGCCTTGATTCTGCGTCGTTCGTGTGGTTGCCGCGATCTGCAACAGACGCACCAGTTCGGACCGATCGATGCCGATCAAGCACGCGATCCAGCGGCACTGGCTACCTACCTCACGGCGCAGGCGCTCTATCCTGAACGCCTCCCACCCGACACCGCACCGGAGACGATCTGGCCGGGCGTGACCCGTCTGCTGGAGGCACTGCAGGCCGCCCTGGATGGTACACCGCCACCCTCGATCGTTGATCTGGAACAGGCTTGGCGCGAAGCGGTGCGTCTGACGCACAACAACGCCTATCTGTTGCAAGCGCTGCTCGATCAACTGCGCCGCGCCGCCGAGGCGCGGTTGATGGCGCGTCCCAGCGTCGATCCCGAAGCGCGCACCCGGCTCAATCGTTTCATCGAGCAGATGGCCGAAGCGCAGAGCCGCGCCGCTCAACAGGTGCTCAGCCGCTGGGCCTTGCAGCTCGAGCGCATTATCGACAGCAATTACGATATCAACCGCGCCTTGGTGCGTGGCACCGCCAGCGCTACCGGCGATCTGAACTGGCTGTACTCGACCAACGCGCGCTGGGGGTGTCTGGCATTGTGGCGCGACGCCGCACCGTTCGATCAACGCCAGTTGGAGATCGTTGCTACCTTCGGCCCGATGCCCACTGACGGACACCCGATCGGGCAGCGCTGGATGGCCGAGGACTTTCCACCACCCGCATTGTTGCCACCCACCGTCCAGCGCGGTGAAGAGCTGGTGATGTTGCTCCCGTTGGTCACGCCACAGCGCTACTGGGGCGTGCTAGGCTTGGTCTATCCCTTCAATGCCCACTACCACGCCGGACGCGGTGAGTTGCTGCAGTGGCTGGCGCTGTTGAGCACCGCCATTGAGCGCGAACATCTGCTACAGGTGCAGGCCAACCAGGCGGCGGAACTGCGTGCCGCGCTGGAGCGCGAACGCGCGCTCTCCGACACCGTGCGCGAATTGGGCAGTCCGGTGCTGCCACTATTGCCGGGCGTGCTGTTGATCCCGCTGATCGGCGCGATCGATTCGCTCCGCGCTCAACATCTGATCGATACCATGCTGACGGCAACTGCGGAACAACACGCTGCGACCGTGCTGCTGGACATTACCGGGGTGGCAGTTGTCGATACCCAGGTTGCAAACGCGCTGATCCAGGCCGCGCAAGCGGCACGCCTGCTGGGTGCCAATGTCATCCTCGTCGGCGTGCGCCCTGAAATCGCGCAGAGCATTGTCGGTCTCGGCATCGACCTGAGCAACGTCTCAACCGCTGCTTCGCTCAGCACCGCGCTGGCCAGCCTGATCAATCAACCGCTGATCTCCGGCAACCGCAACGGCCACACCTATCCAACACTTGGGGTCAGACGTTGA
- a CDS encoding S8 family peptidase: MVRAAVARVGGEVTSSIDMIRALVVTLPARAVLELGRLPDVRWISYDAPMTGSSCGACVDVSRLQAAYIKTIGADRVWNELGYTGKGIGVAVLDSGINDQADLYTIDGRNRIVAAVYFNQGYNQNPYDQYGHGNHVAGIVGGNGRQSRGAYIGVAPDVNLINVKVLDEQGYTSMARVLDGLQWIYNNHQRYNIRVVNLSLNSGIPESYHVNPVNAALELLWFHKIVVVVSAGNRAGEALASPANDPFVITVGATDDRGTASLSDDALAPFSAYGVSSDGVAKPDLVAPGTNIISSIGIAGTELQRKYPSHIVNDLYFRMSGTSMSAPMVAGTVALLLQKEPNLTPDQVKYRLLSTARRFDSTQRSGAGYLDAYAALTASTTANANTGQTVSQLLWPDNQAVTWNSSQWSTVQWYRGLWNSSQWSTVQWYRGLEYSADVQWYRGLMTEARPWASNADYWQP; this comes from the coding sequence GTGGTGCGCGCTGCCGTAGCGCGCGTCGGTGGCGAGGTGACCTCGAGCATCGATATGATCCGCGCGCTGGTGGTGACGTTGCCGGCACGGGCCGTACTTGAGCTGGGACGTCTGCCGGATGTGCGCTGGATCTCCTATGATGCGCCGATGACCGGCAGCAGCTGCGGCGCGTGCGTGGATGTGTCGCGTTTGCAGGCGGCCTATATCAAGACGATTGGCGCCGACCGCGTGTGGAACGAGCTGGGCTACACCGGTAAGGGCATTGGCGTCGCAGTGCTTGATAGCGGCATCAACGATCAGGCCGATCTGTACACCATCGATGGACGCAATCGCATTGTGGCAGCGGTCTATTTCAACCAAGGCTACAACCAGAATCCCTACGACCAGTACGGCCATGGCAACCATGTTGCCGGGATCGTCGGCGGCAACGGACGCCAGTCGCGCGGCGCGTACATCGGCGTTGCGCCCGATGTCAACCTGATCAATGTCAAGGTGCTCGACGAACAGGGCTACACCAGCATGGCCCGTGTGCTAGATGGCCTGCAGTGGATCTACAACAACCATCAACGCTACAATATTCGCGTAGTGAATCTTTCGTTGAATAGCGGCATTCCCGAGTCGTATCATGTCAATCCGGTCAATGCTGCACTTGAGCTGTTGTGGTTCCACAAGATTGTGGTCGTGGTCTCAGCCGGCAATCGCGCCGGTGAAGCACTGGCCTCGCCGGCCAACGATCCCTTCGTGATCACGGTCGGTGCGACCGACGATCGCGGTACGGCCAGCCTCAGTGATGACGCACTGGCACCCTTCTCGGCCTACGGTGTCAGCAGCGATGGTGTCGCCAAGCCAGACCTGGTCGCCCCGGGCACCAACATCATCAGCTCGATTGGGATTGCCGGCACCGAGCTGCAGCGCAAGTATCCCAGCCATATCGTCAATGACCTGTACTTCCGTATGTCGGGCACCTCAATGTCGGCGCCGATGGTTGCCGGCACGGTCGCGCTGCTGTTGCAAAAGGAGCCCAATCTGACGCCCGATCAGGTCAAATACCGGCTGTTGTCCACGGCGCGGCGCTTCGATAGCACACAGCGCAGTGGCGCCGGCTACCTGGACGCCTATGCCGCGCTCACCGCTTCCACAACAGCTAACGCCAACACCGGCCAGACGGTAAGCCAGTTGCTGTGGCCCGACAATCAGGCGGTGACCTGGAACTCGAGCCAGTGGTCAACAGTCCAGTGGTATCGGGGTTTGTGGAATTCAAGCCAGTGGTCTACAGTTCAGTGGTATCGTGGGCTAGAATATTCGGCGGATGTACAATGGTATCGCGGCCTTATGACTGAGGCGCGGCCGTGGGCGTCGAACGCCGACTACTGGCAGCCCTGA